One genomic region from Mangifera indica cultivar Alphonso chromosome 17, CATAS_Mindica_2.1, whole genome shotgun sequence encodes:
- the LOC123200209 gene encoding pathogen-associated molecular patterns-induced protein A70-like, translating into MLEQSVSFVPSILASMNSWFTPTVLFVFLNLMIGTIAITSSLANSHRANDQQHTQQDHPQPHQLARSPSVLQRLKSINFYTYRSPELNSIVAQTPAMDSHLTYHQSTPGSPLLQRLKSINLDNYLSQESPTHQQENERQQEPQEEREEEKEGDKYKYIPNEEEDAPDLDEVYRKLKRRHVSRTKSDTEPVGGEIPKKLPEKMKKSASTKSAFSHFEEEDIVETRRPATAKEGKAKETQVVDDEVDAKADDFINKFKHQLKLQRIDSIIRYREMITRGSGN; encoded by the coding sequence ATGTTGGAACAATCTGTATCTTTTGTACCCTCAATTTTGGCATCAATGAACAGCTGGTTTACTCCCACTGTCCTATTCGTCTTCCTCAACCTCATGATTGGAACCATTGCTATCACTTCGAGCTTGGCGAATTCCCACAGAGCCAATGACCAACAACACACACAACAAGACCATCCACAGCCCCACCAACTCGCTAGATCTCCCTCTGTGTTGCAGAGACTCAAATCCATTAACTTTTACACTTACAGATCCCCCGAACTAAACTCCATTGTCGCTCAAACTCCTGCTATGGACTCCCATTTGACTTATCATCAATCCACTCCTGGATCTCCTTTGTTACAAAGGCTTAAGTCGATTAATCTCGACAACTATTTGTCTCAAGAATCTCCTACTCATCAACAAGAGAATGAGCGTCAGCAAGAACCACAAGAAGAACGAGAggaggagaaggaaggagataaatacaaatacatcccaaatgaagaagaagacgcTCCTGATCTTGATGAGGTATATCGAAAACTGAAGCGCAGGCACGTAAGCAGGACCAAATCTGATACCGAACCAGTGGGAGGAGAGATACCCAAGAAGCTACcagagaaaatgaagaagtcTGCGAGTACAAAGTCTGCCTTTTCTCACTTCGAAGAAGAAGACATTGTTGAGACCCGTAGGCCTGCAACTGCTAAAGAAGGGAAAGCTAAAGAGACGCAAGTGGTTGACGATGAAGTTGATGCTAAAGCTGATGACTTTATCAACAAGTTTAAGCATCAGTTGAAGTTGCAGAGGATTGATTCCATTATAAGGTACAGGGAGATGATCACTAGAGGAAGCGGAAACTAA